A genomic segment from Bradyrhizobium sp. ISRA430 encodes:
- a CDS encoding HAD family hydrolase → MRIEPIFLFDLDGTLVDSVYQHVLAWKHALEAEGIELSVWRIHRKIGMSGGLFTNQLLREIGVEISEERIDRLRRAHAASYQQQASQIRPLPGARELLRWLSDAKIPWAIATSGRMETAAVNLASLGVDPQRTPVVTRDQVKYAKPDPDLFLAAAARLNAPIETAVVVGDSVWDMMAAVRCRALGVGLLSGGYGPDELRQSGAFRVYDDPADMLRRIDEVGGRR, encoded by the coding sequence ATGCGCATCGAGCCAATCTTTCTGTTTGACCTCGACGGCACGCTGGTCGACAGCGTCTATCAACATGTGCTGGCCTGGAAACACGCGCTCGAAGCCGAAGGCATCGAGCTGTCGGTCTGGCGCATTCATCGCAAGATCGGCATGAGCGGCGGGCTCTTCACCAACCAGCTCCTGCGCGAAATCGGCGTGGAGATAAGCGAAGAACGCATCGACCGGCTGCGGCGGGCGCACGCGGCGTCGTACCAGCAGCAGGCCAGCCAGATCCGGCCGCTGCCAGGCGCGCGCGAACTGCTGCGATGGTTGTCGGACGCGAAGATTCCCTGGGCGATTGCGACCAGCGGCCGGATGGAGACCGCGGCCGTCAACCTGGCCTCACTCGGCGTCGATCCCCAGCGCACGCCAGTGGTGACGCGCGACCAGGTCAAATACGCGAAGCCCGACCCCGATCTGTTTCTCGCCGCAGCGGCCCGGCTGAATGCACCGATCGAGACGGCGGTCGTGGTTGGCGACAGCGTCTGGGACATGATGGCGGCGGTGCGCTGCCGCGCGCTTGGCGTCGGCCTGCTGAGCGGCGGCTATGGACCGGACGAACTCAGGCAATCCGGCGCCTTCCGCGTCTATGACGATCCCGCGGACATGTTGCGCCGGATCGATGAAGTCGGCGGCCGGCGCTAA
- a CDS encoding glutathione S-transferase family protein gives MTITITAFERSPDGGIGLARDTRVRWAFEEVGQPYKVRLVSFHAMKEPAHLALHPFGQIPTYEEGDLVLFETGAIVFHIAQRHAGLLPDDANARARAITWMFAALNTVEPPILELGTARLLEGDKPWNKERLPLVEGRIRDRLNQLSRRLGDTDWLDGAFSAGDLMMVSVLLRLKSSGILDEYPNLAAYLARGEARPAYKRAFDAQLAVNTGKPLI, from the coding sequence ATGACCATCACCATTACCGCCTTTGAACGGTCACCCGATGGCGGCATAGGACTGGCGCGTGATACGCGCGTTCGCTGGGCGTTTGAGGAAGTGGGTCAACCCTACAAGGTCCGCCTCGTTTCGTTTCATGCGATGAAGGAACCTGCGCATCTGGCTCTTCATCCTTTCGGTCAGATTCCGACCTATGAAGAAGGCGATCTCGTGCTGTTCGAGACGGGGGCGATCGTCTTCCACATCGCCCAGCGCCATGCCGGTCTTCTGCCGGATGACGCCAATGCCCGGGCGCGCGCGATCACTTGGATGTTTGCCGCGCTCAACACGGTGGAGCCGCCGATCCTTGAGCTTGGAACCGCCAGACTGTTAGAGGGCGACAAGCCCTGGAACAAGGAGCGCCTGCCTCTGGTCGAAGGTCGCATCCGCGACCGGCTGAACCAACTTTCCCGACGCCTCGGGGATACCGATTGGCTCGATGGTGCGTTCAGCGCGGGCGACCTGATGATGGTATCGGTGCTGCTCCGCCTGAAATCGTCGGGCATTCTGGACGAATATCCGAACCTGGCCGCCTATCTTGCCCGCGGTGAAGCGCGGCCCGCCTACAAGCGGGCTTTCGACGCTCAACTGGCGGTGAACACCGGCAAGCCGCTAATCTAG
- a CDS encoding primary-amine oxidase yields the protein MLDTVTATSPAQAATPHPLDPLTTAEISAACALVRAAATSPESCRFPAVRLEEPTKQELAAGGAGLPRRAFVLTLDIVTGEAIEHIVDLSRGEIVGRKVVPNREAPYGQPPLMLEEFFKCEAVVKADPGWRAAMHRRGLSDKDIELVQVDPFSSGFFDKEFERGARIVRAVSYFREHLQDNGYAHPIEGVVAVVDLIGGRVIDLTDADPIVPIPRKKRNYGAHEVKNARTDIKPLHIEQPEGASFRVDGWLVEWQKWSFRVGFTPREGLVLHQLAYQDGGRKRSLIHRASVTEMVVPYADPTANHFWKSAFDAGEYGLGMLANALELGCDCLGNIHYFDVPAADSKGEPFVMQNAICMHEEDYGIAWKHYEFRNGLFEVRRSRRLVISFFATVGNYDYGFYWYLYQDGTIQLETKLTGIIQTAAVKPGDKYRWGGMVDDNLGGPTHQHFFNVRLHMDLDGGGNTVTEHEFMPRPWGDDNPHGNVFDTTTRILSRERDAASVANGGTGRFWKISNPNETNSVGGAPAYKLVVNPSPLMLAQEGSYVRRRGGFATKHVWVTAFDPAEKYASGDYPNVHAGGDGLPRYAAQNRNIENADLVVWHSFGHTHICKPEDFPIMPVEYAGFMLKPTGFFAANAAGDIPPDRNSRSVLAADQNGAGGSCCRRS from the coding sequence ATGCTCGATACCGTCACAGCCACATCGCCGGCGCAGGCCGCCACACCGCATCCGCTCGATCCGCTGACGACCGCGGAAATCTCCGCGGCGTGCGCGCTGGTGCGCGCAGCAGCCACATCGCCCGAGAGCTGCCGCTTCCCGGCCGTGCGCCTGGAAGAGCCGACCAAGCAGGAGCTGGCGGCAGGCGGGGCAGGGCTGCCGCGCCGCGCCTTCGTGCTGACGCTGGACATCGTGACCGGCGAGGCGATCGAGCACATCGTCGATCTCAGCCGCGGCGAGATCGTCGGCCGCAAGGTCGTGCCGAACCGCGAGGCCCCCTACGGGCAGCCCCCGCTGATGCTCGAGGAGTTCTTCAAATGCGAGGCCGTGGTCAAGGCCGATCCCGGTTGGCGCGCGGCGATGCACCGGCGCGGCCTCAGCGACAAGGATATCGAGCTGGTCCAGGTCGATCCGTTCTCCTCGGGCTTCTTCGACAAGGAGTTCGAGCGCGGCGCACGTATCGTGCGCGCCGTCAGCTATTTTCGCGAGCACCTCCAGGACAACGGCTACGCCCACCCGATCGAGGGCGTCGTCGCGGTCGTCGACCTGATCGGGGGCAGGGTCATCGACCTCACCGATGCGGATCCGATCGTGCCGATCCCGCGCAAGAAGCGGAACTACGGCGCACACGAAGTCAAGAACGCTCGCACCGACATCAAGCCGCTGCACATCGAGCAGCCGGAGGGCGCGAGCTTCCGCGTCGATGGCTGGCTGGTCGAATGGCAGAAATGGAGCTTTCGCGTCGGCTTCACGCCGCGCGAGGGGCTGGTGTTGCATCAGCTCGCCTACCAGGACGGCGGGCGCAAGCGTTCGCTGATCCATCGCGCCAGCGTCACCGAGATGGTGGTGCCTTATGCCGACCCGACCGCCAACCATTTCTGGAAGTCGGCGTTCGACGCCGGCGAATACGGGCTCGGCATGCTCGCCAATGCGCTCGAGCTCGGCTGCGACTGCCTCGGCAACATCCATTATTTCGACGTGCCGGCGGCCGACAGCAAGGGCGAGCCGTTCGTCATGCAGAACGCCATCTGCATGCATGAAGAAGACTACGGAATTGCCTGGAAACACTACGAATTCCGCAACGGCCTGTTCGAGGTCCGCCGCTCCCGGCGGCTCGTCATCTCGTTCTTCGCAACCGTCGGCAATTACGACTACGGCTTCTATTGGTACCTCTACCAGGACGGCACCATCCAACTCGAGACTAAGCTCACCGGCATCATCCAGACTGCGGCCGTCAAGCCCGGCGATAAATATCGCTGGGGCGGCATGGTCGACGACAATCTGGGCGGGCCGACGCACCAGCACTTCTTCAACGTGCGCCTGCACATGGATCTCGATGGCGGCGGTAACACCGTCACCGAGCATGAGTTCATGCCGCGGCCCTGGGGCGATGACAATCCGCATGGCAACGTGTTTGACACGACAACGCGCATTCTGTCGCGCGAGCGCGACGCGGCCTCGGTCGCCAATGGCGGGACCGGCCGGTTCTGGAAGATCAGCAATCCCAACGAGACCAATTCGGTCGGCGGCGCGCCGGCCTACAAGCTCGTGGTCAATCCGAGCCCGCTGATGCTGGCGCAGGAGGGCAGTTACGTGCGCAGACGAGGCGGCTTCGCCACCAAGCATGTCTGGGTCACGGCGTTCGATCCCGCCGAGAAATACGCCAGCGGGGACTATCCCAACGTCCATGCCGGCGGCGACGGCCTGCCGCGCTACGCCGCGCAGAACCGCAACATCGAGAATGCCGACCTCGTGGTGTGGCACTCCTTTGGCCACACTCATATCTGCAAGCCCGAGGATTTCCCGATCATGCCGGTCGAATATGCCGGCTTCATGCTGAAGCCGACCGGCTTCTTTGCGGCCAATGCCGCCGGCGACATCCCGCCGGACCGCAACAGCCGCAGCGTGCTCGCCGCCGACCAAAACGGCGCCGGCGGATCGTGCTGCCGAAGGAGCTAG
- a CDS encoding serine hydrolase has product MRPTEIMRGSPAAPEAQVTRANWRSFPAIRWGFTHVREVLPTAEIRRSAQPTPIASAPRELTKLGFTAPDGNPTTIEATLRETFADALLVMHRGSLIHEWYDDGMSTTTPHLVCSISKSIAGTLGGVLAARGLVDPEARVVRYVPELENSAYGTCTVRNVLDMAVAIKFEEDYEDPAGDVARYRFSSGWDVPPPGVEAGHQRAYLTTLRATGKPHGKVFHYVSPNTEVLGWVYERACAQSYPRILSEYLWQPMGAEEDASMTLDSHGMGRIAGGLSVTPRDLIRFGEMIRCRGTVQGRQVVPGWWIDDIHENGDHKAWADGDLADIFPGARYRSKWYTIDPSRNDLAAIGIHGQWLYVDAASDTVIVKLATQPKAMDVPLDHRWLAAFRAITAHLASR; this is encoded by the coding sequence ATGCGACCGACCGAGATCATGCGCGGCAGCCCGGCTGCGCCCGAGGCCCAAGTAACGCGTGCCAACTGGCGCAGCTTCCCCGCCATCCGTTGGGGGTTCACCCACGTCCGTGAGGTGCTGCCGACAGCGGAAATCCGCCGCTCAGCGCAGCCGACACCGATCGCAAGCGCGCCGCGTGAGCTGACCAAGCTAGGCTTCACGGCGCCTGACGGCAATCCCACCACCATCGAGGCCACGCTGCGCGAGACCTTCGCCGATGCGCTGCTCGTCATGCACCGGGGCTCGCTGATCCACGAATGGTATGACGACGGCATGAGCACGACCACGCCGCACCTGGTCTGCTCCATCAGCAAATCGATCGCCGGCACGCTCGGCGGCGTGCTCGCCGCACGCGGCCTGGTCGATCCGGAGGCGAGGGTGGTCCGCTATGTGCCGGAGCTCGAGAATTCGGCCTACGGCACCTGCACCGTCCGCAACGTCCTCGACATGGCGGTCGCGATCAAGTTCGAGGAGGACTACGAGGACCCTGCCGGCGACGTCGCGCGCTATCGCTTCTCCTCGGGCTGGGACGTGCCGCCGCCCGGTGTCGAGGCCGGTCACCAACGGGCCTATCTCACGACGCTGCGGGCCACAGGCAAACCACACGGCAAGGTGTTCCACTACGTCTCGCCGAACACGGAAGTGCTCGGCTGGGTCTATGAGCGCGCCTGCGCCCAGTCGTACCCGCGCATCCTCTCTGAATATCTCTGGCAACCGATGGGTGCGGAGGAGGATGCCTCGATGACTCTCGATAGCCACGGCATGGGCCGCATCGCGGGCGGGCTCTCGGTCACTCCACGCGACCTGATCCGGTTCGGCGAGATGATCCGCTGCCGCGGCACTGTTCAGGGGCGGCAGGTGGTGCCGGGCTGGTGGATCGACGACATCCACGAGAACGGCGATCACAAGGCGTGGGCGGACGGCGATCTCGCCGACATCTTCCCGGGCGCGCGCTACCGCAGCAAATGGTACACGATCGATCCCTCGCGCAACGATCTCGCCGCGATCGGCATCCATGGCCAGTGGCTCTATGTCGACGCGGCCTCCGATACCGTGATCGTCAAGCTCGCGACTCAGCCGAAGGCGATGGACGTTCCGCTCGATCATCGCTGGCTCGCCGCGTTTCGCGCCATCACCGCGCATCTCGCCTCGCGCTGA
- a CDS encoding helix-turn-helix domain-containing protein, giving the protein MGLDATLPTPGSAVSLLQASSTDVDEHCATLGRWRLSYDQISAGTFAGSFTQLSLPRLEAFREITSQQVRQYGQLGAGSFGIGLPWHATDEVNCNGASVAGAKVIACIDAEVDMCTPKAFELRGVVTSAGLIEELAARLDIALPRAVWHQLSVIEMAEAPVARLRRHLAVIHDIITVAPESFNDPAAQLALEDALLVEIMDMLPTARPSDPGRSATARKRTVDRARELMHGSGDRSLSLLEVCKAVGASPRKLGYCFQEVLGTSPMHYWRAMRLNRVRRDLKRADGANTSVYDIAVQHGFWHFSQFSLDYKRHFSELPSETLRRARLVA; this is encoded by the coding sequence ATGGGCTTGGACGCGACTCTTCCGACGCCAGGTTCGGCCGTCAGCCTGCTTCAGGCCAGCAGCACGGATGTCGATGAGCATTGCGCCACGCTCGGCCGCTGGCGGCTGAGCTATGACCAGATCAGCGCCGGCACTTTCGCAGGCAGTTTCACGCAGCTCTCGCTGCCCCGCCTCGAGGCGTTCCGCGAAATCACCAGCCAACAGGTCCGCCAGTACGGCCAACTCGGCGCTGGTAGCTTTGGCATCGGCCTGCCCTGGCACGCTACGGACGAGGTCAATTGCAATGGTGCCAGCGTCGCAGGTGCCAAGGTCATCGCCTGCATCGACGCCGAGGTCGATATGTGCACGCCGAAGGCATTTGAGCTGCGCGGCGTCGTCACCAGCGCTGGCCTGATCGAGGAGCTCGCCGCGCGTCTCGACATCGCGCTGCCACGCGCCGTCTGGCACCAGCTCTCCGTGATCGAGATGGCGGAGGCGCCGGTGGCGCGACTGCGCCGGCATCTCGCCGTGATCCACGACATCATCACGGTCGCACCAGAGTCGTTCAACGATCCGGCGGCGCAACTGGCGCTCGAGGACGCCCTCCTCGTCGAGATCATGGACATGCTGCCGACCGCACGCCCAAGCGATCCCGGACGCAGCGCCACGGCCCGCAAGCGGACCGTCGATCGCGCCCGCGAACTGATGCACGGCAGCGGCGATCGCTCGCTCTCGCTCTTGGAGGTGTGCAAGGCGGTTGGCGCGAGCCCACGCAAGCTCGGCTATTGCTTCCAGGAGGTCTTGGGCACGAGCCCGATGCACTATTGGCGTGCGATGCGCCTGAACCGCGTGCGGCGCGATCTCAAGCGCGCCGATGGCGCCAACACGTCCGTCTACGACATCGCCGTGCAGCACGGCTTCTGGCACTTCAGCCAGTTTTCGCTCGACTATAAGCGCCACTTCTCCGAGCTGCCCTCGGAGACCCTGCGGCGCGCCAGGCTTGTGGCCTAA
- a CDS encoding methionine ABC transporter permease → MSPELINLIIQATGESLFMVGVAALLGTAFGLPIGVFLATSRKGELFAAPVINAVLGIIVNATRSTPFIILVVAIIPFTRLVAGTSIGSTAAIVPLTIASTPFIARLVEAAIREVDAGLIETASSFGASPLQIVLKVLIPEALPGLLLALTLAVVSLLGYSAMVGAVGGGGLGDLGIRYGYQRFMPEMMLAVVVVLIALVQLVQSAGDYLARRVNRRLRHR, encoded by the coding sequence ATGTCGCCTGAACTCATCAACCTGATCATCCAGGCCACCGGCGAGAGCCTGTTCATGGTCGGGGTCGCGGCGTTGCTCGGCACCGCCTTCGGCCTGCCGATTGGCGTCTTCCTCGCGACCAGTCGGAAAGGCGAGCTGTTCGCGGCGCCCGTCATCAATGCCGTGCTCGGCATCATCGTCAATGCGACGCGCTCCACGCCCTTCATCATCCTCGTCGTGGCGATCATCCCGTTCACGCGGCTCGTCGCCGGAACCTCGATCGGATCGACGGCGGCGATCGTGCCGCTGACGATCGCCTCGACGCCGTTCATCGCGCGCCTGGTCGAAGCCGCAATCCGCGAGGTCGATGCAGGGCTGATCGAGACCGCGTCCTCGTTCGGCGCGTCGCCGCTCCAGATCGTGCTCAAGGTGCTGATCCCCGAGGCACTGCCGGGGCTGCTCCTGGCGCTGACGCTCGCGGTCGTCAGCCTGCTCGGCTACTCCGCCATGGTCGGCGCGGTCGGCGGCGGCGGGCTCGGCGATCTCGGCATTCGCTACGGCTACCAGCGCTTCATGCCGGAGATGATGCTGGCCGTCGTGGTGGTGCTGATCGCGCTGGTGCAGCTCGTCCAGAGCGCAGGCGACTATCTCGCGCGCCGGGTCAACCGCCGGCTGCGGCATCGCTGA
- a CDS encoding methionine ABC transporter ATP-binding protein yields MNAHQSLAIGRPIDPREAVSQAPVPADTMVRFEGISKLYPAYRGKPGVNALQGIDFAIARGSITGVIGRSGAGKSSLVRLINGLEKPTTGRVVVDGRDISALAGHELRLAQRSIGMIFQHFNLLSSRTAAANIALPLEIAGWPKAEIKARVAELLALVGIADKHDRYPSELSGGQKQRVGIARALATRPSVLLSDEATSALDPQTTRAILDLLASINRELGVTIVLITHEMSVVRQLANEVVVLDSGRIVEKGHVADIFTHPQHPITQSFLAEVIGDSLPVSLASRLVSEPLSGGQVVIRVQVRGAGTGDTLVARLARELGLDVSLLSARIDEIGGQHVGSLTLGIPLGIPGGEAAVGRALAWLSQYQFAAERLGYVA; encoded by the coding sequence ATGAACGCGCACCAATCCCTGGCCATCGGACGGCCGATCGATCCTCGTGAGGCGGTATCACAAGCCCCAGTCCCGGCGGATACGATGGTCCGCTTCGAGGGCATCTCGAAGCTCTATCCGGCCTATCGCGGCAAACCCGGCGTCAATGCGCTGCAAGGCATCGATTTCGCCATCGCGCGCGGATCGATCACCGGCGTGATCGGCCGCTCGGGCGCCGGCAAGTCGAGCCTGGTCCGCCTGATCAACGGGCTGGAAAAACCGACGACGGGCCGCGTCGTCGTCGACGGCCGCGACATCTCCGCACTCGCCGGCCATGAGCTGCGACTGGCGCAGCGTTCGATCGGGATGATTTTCCAGCACTTCAACCTGCTGTCATCGCGGACGGCGGCCGCCAACATCGCGCTGCCGCTGGAGATCGCGGGATGGCCGAAAGCAGAGATCAAGGCGCGCGTGGCCGAGTTGCTCGCGCTGGTCGGCATCGCCGACAAGCACGACCGCTATCCCTCGGAGCTGTCCGGCGGCCAGAAGCAGCGGGTCGGCATCGCGCGGGCGCTTGCGACCCGGCCGAGCGTGCTGTTGTCGGACGAGGCAACCTCGGCGCTCGATCCGCAGACCACGCGTGCGATCCTCGATCTGCTCGCGAGCATCAACCGCGAGCTCGGGGTGACCATCGTGCTGATCACGCACGAGATGTCAGTCGTCCGTCAGCTCGCGAACGAAGTCGTCGTGCTGGATAGCGGCCGCATCGTCGAAAAGGGCCATGTCGCCGACATCTTCACCCATCCACAACACCCGATCACGCAGTCCTTCCTGGCCGAGGTGATCGGCGACAGCCTGCCGGTGTCGTTGGCGAGCCGGCTTGTGTCTGAACCGCTTTCAGGCGGGCAGGTCGTCATCCGCGTCCAGGTGCGCGGCGCAGGGACCGGCGATACGCTGGTCGCGCGGCTCGCGCGCGAGCTCGGCCTTGACGTCTCGCTGCTGTCGGCCCGCATCGACGAGATCGGCGGCCAGCATGTCGGCTCACTGACGCTTGGCATTCCCCTTGGCATTCCCGGCGGCGAGGCCGCGGTGGGGCGGGCGCTCGCCTGGTTATCTCAATATCAATTCGCAGCGGAGCGGCTCGGCTATGTCGCCTGA
- a CDS encoding DASS family sodium-coupled anion symporter: MNASSQAPEAKGFRWKLIAPLVVWLAIYLWPVPAGLNVNQWHYFAVFAAVITGLILESMPVGAVGLIGLTVAGISGYIDADPTKSLRWMLAGFAESTVWLIVGAFVFSIGYRKSALGRRIALVLVQRLGRNTLGLGYAVAMSDFLLAPATPSNTARSGGIVYPIISNIPRIYGSEPGPTAGKIGTYVMWTAFAATAVTSSLFFTALAPNAAALAIAKKTVGVEVSWGQWFIGFAPLGIVLMLLVPLLSYLVCRPEVKRSPEISEWAAKELAGMGPMSRNEWIMLCLIVLAMFLWIAGSSPDIHVPLLGSNFVNATTVVFIVISLMLVTGVIEFADIVAEKSAWEVFFYFTSLLTLASGLNEIGFIKWFANEYAKPLAGLSPATAMLLLVALFFWIHYFFSSITSHAAAVLPVVLAVGSGIADLPVGTLAMLCMYSLGLMGVISPYATGPAPMYFGSGYIGKGRFWSFGLIFGLIYFAGLLLIVLPWLQMVR, from the coding sequence ATGAACGCCAGCTCGCAGGCGCCTGAGGCGAAAGGATTTCGCTGGAAACTGATCGCGCCGCTCGTCGTGTGGCTCGCGATCTATCTGTGGCCGGTTCCCGCGGGACTCAACGTCAACCAGTGGCACTATTTTGCAGTATTCGCGGCGGTCATCACCGGCCTGATCCTGGAATCGATGCCGGTCGGCGCGGTCGGCCTGATCGGGCTGACCGTCGCTGGCATCAGTGGCTATATCGATGCGGACCCGACCAAGTCGCTGCGCTGGATGCTGGCGGGATTTGCCGAAAGCACGGTGTGGCTGATCGTCGGCGCCTTCGTGTTCTCGATCGGCTATCGCAAGAGCGCGCTCGGCCGCCGCATCGCGCTCGTATTGGTGCAACGCCTCGGCCGCAATACGCTCGGCCTCGGTTATGCCGTGGCGATGTCGGATTTCCTGCTCGCGCCGGCGACACCGTCCAACACCGCGCGCAGCGGCGGCATCGTCTATCCCATCATCAGCAACATCCCGCGCATCTACGGCTCCGAGCCTGGACCGACCGCCGGCAAGATCGGCACCTATGTGATGTGGACCGCTTTTGCTGCGACCGCTGTCACGAGCTCGCTGTTCTTCACCGCGCTTGCGCCCAATGCGGCGGCACTCGCGATCGCCAAGAAGACGGTCGGGGTCGAGGTGAGCTGGGGCCAGTGGTTCATCGGCTTCGCGCCGCTCGGCATCGTCCTGATGCTGCTCGTCCCGTTGCTCAGCTATCTCGTGTGCCGGCCTGAGGTGAAGCGCAGCCCCGAAATCTCCGAATGGGCGGCGAAAGAGCTCGCAGGCATGGGCCCGATGTCGCGCAACGAATGGATCATGCTCTGCCTGATCGTGCTCGCGATGTTCCTGTGGATCGCGGGCTCGAGCCCGGACATCCACGTGCCACTGCTCGGCTCGAACTTCGTCAACGCCACCACCGTCGTGTTCATCGTGATCTCGCTGATGCTGGTCACCGGCGTGATCGAGTTTGCCGACATCGTGGCCGAGAAGAGCGCCTGGGAGGTGTTCTTCTACTTCACCTCGCTCTTGACGCTGGCCTCGGGCCTCAACGAGATCGGCTTCATCAAGTGGTTCGCCAACGAATACGCCAAGCCGCTTGCCGGCCTGTCGCCGGCCACCGCCATGCTCCTGCTGGTCGCGCTGTTCTTCTGGATCCACTATTTCTTCTCCAGCATCACCTCGCACGCGGCCGCAGTGCTGCCTGTGGTGCTCGCGGTCGGCTCGGGCATCGCCGACCTGCCGGTCGGAACGCTCGCCATGCTCTGCATGTATTCGCTCGGCCTGATGGGCGTGATCTCGCCCTACGCGACGGGACCTGCGCCGATGTATTTCGGCAGCGGCTATATCGGCAAAGGCCGGTTCTGGAGTTTTGGCCTGATCTTCGGGCTGATCTATTTCGCAGGGCTGCTGCTCATCGTGCTGCCCTGGTTGCAGATGGTCCGGTAA
- a CDS encoding enoyl-CoA hydratase/isomerase family protein, with amino-acid sequence MTDFVKIEKGHGPEGRIAIVRFDRGDGINALSPEALRQLTAAARSFEDDAATSVVVLTGSVNCFSAGFDLKDAEGRSRKDMDLGTLRRHLKLGPRLTQAWQGMEQITIAAIEGFCVGGGVALAVALDFRVMGRDAHLRVPEIGLGMNMSWQSIPRMLHLIGPARTKQAVILADQRISADEAYEWHLVEQVVDPGKAFDAAMDLGRKVAAQPPLSVAMTKLTVNRLAHALDDLASHMDVDQYALASLTEDHKEGVEAFLSRRKPRFKGR; translated from the coding sequence GTGACCGACTTCGTGAAGATCGAGAAGGGCCACGGACCCGAAGGGCGAATCGCGATTGTGCGGTTCGACCGCGGCGATGGCATCAATGCGCTGTCGCCGGAGGCGCTGCGGCAGCTCACCGCGGCTGCGCGCAGCTTCGAGGATGATGCAGCGACCTCCGTCGTGGTGCTGACGGGAAGTGTGAACTGCTTCAGCGCCGGCTTCGACCTGAAGGATGCCGAGGGCCGATCGCGCAAAGACATGGACCTCGGCACGCTGCGTCGGCACTTGAAGCTCGGGCCGCGCCTGACCCAGGCTTGGCAGGGGATGGAGCAGATCACGATCGCGGCCATCGAGGGCTTTTGCGTCGGCGGCGGCGTGGCACTCGCAGTCGCGCTCGACTTCCGCGTGATGGGGCGCGATGCGCATCTACGCGTGCCTGAGATCGGGCTCGGCATGAACATGAGCTGGCAGAGCATCCCGCGCATGCTGCATCTGATCGGCCCGGCCCGCACCAAGCAGGCGGTGATCCTGGCCGACCAGCGCATCTCGGCGGACGAGGCCTACGAATGGCACCTGGTGGAGCAGGTGGTCGATCCCGGCAAGGCATTCGATGCCGCCATGGACCTTGGTCGCAAGGTGGCCGCTCAGCCGCCGCTCTCGGTCGCCATGACCAAACTCACCGTCAACAGGCTCGCGCATGCGCTGGACGATCTCGCCAGCCACATGGACGTCGACCAGTACGCGCTCGCGAGCCTCACCGAGGACCACAAGGAGGGCGTTGAAGCGTTCCTGAGCCGCCGCAAGCCGCGGTTCAAGGGACGGTAG
- the nthA gene encoding nitrile hydratase subunit alpha, protein MSSDHDHHHHHDHDHSELSETELRVRALETILTEKGYVEPAALDAIIQAYETKIGPHNGARVVAKAWTDPAFKKALLEDGSKAVGTLGHVSRVGDHLVVVENTPQRHNMVVCTLCSCYPWEMLGLPPVWYKAAPYRSRAVKDPRGVLADFGVTMPKDVEIRVWDSTAETRFLVLPMRPEGTEGWSEEQLAELVTRDSMIGTGFPKKPGAPS, encoded by the coding sequence ATGAGCAGCGATCATGACCACCACCATCATCACGATCACGACCATTCGGAACTGTCCGAGACCGAGCTGCGCGTGCGCGCGCTCGAGACGATCCTGACCGAAAAGGGCTATGTCGAGCCGGCTGCTCTCGACGCCATCATCCAGGCCTATGAGACCAAGATCGGTCCGCATAACGGTGCGCGCGTCGTCGCCAAGGCCTGGACCGATCCTGCGTTCAAGAAGGCGCTGCTGGAGGATGGCAGCAAGGCGGTCGGCACGCTCGGCCATGTCAGCCGCGTCGGCGATCATCTCGTGGTGGTCGAGAACACGCCGCAGCGTCACAACATGGTCGTGTGCACGTTGTGCTCCTGCTACCCCTGGGAAATGCTGGGCTTGCCGCCCGTCTGGTACAAGGCTGCGCCCTACCGCTCCCGCGCGGTGAAGGATCCCCGCGGCGTGCTCGCCGACTTCGGCGTGACGATGCCGAAGGACGTCGAAATCAGGGTGTGGGATTCGACCGCCGAGACGCGCTTTCTGGTGCTTCCGATGCGCCCGGAAGGCACGGAGGGCTGGAGCGAGGAGCAGCTCGCCGAGCTCGTCACCCGCGATTCCATGATCGGCACCGGCTTTCCCAAGAAGCCCGGAGCTCCGTCATGA